In Triticum aestivum cultivar Chinese Spring chromosome 5B, IWGSC CS RefSeq v2.1, whole genome shotgun sequence, the following proteins share a genomic window:
- the LOC123116946 gene encoding premnaspirodiene oxygenase-like: MDELYVQSLVLAAVAVALLQVLKVYLKPMRERAPPGPWKLPVIGSMHHLLNVLPHRKLRDLADAHGPFMMLQLGQTPLVVVSSKETARLVLKTHDTNFATRPKLLAGEIVGYEWADILFSPSGDYWRKLRQLCAAEILSPKRVLSFRHIREDEVMMRMEQIREAGSSTPVNLSVMFHSVTNSIVARAAFGKKRKNAAEFMAAIKSGVGLASGFNIPDLFPTWTTLLATITGMKRSLQGIYTTVDAILEEIIAERKAARADKIKAGATENVDENLVDVLIGLQDKGGFGFHLDDSRMKAIILDMFAGGTGTSASAMEWGMSELMRNPRVMRKLQAQIREAFKGKAVVTEADLQASNLQYLKLVIKEALRLHPPAPLLVPRESIDHCEMEGYTVPAKSRVVINAWAIGQDPRYWEAAEEFQPERFEDGAVDFTGSSYEFLPFGAGRRMCPGFNYGLASMELALVGLLYHFDWSLPEGVAEVDMEEAPGLGVRRRTPLMLLATPFVPAAVA; encoded by the exons ATGGACGAGCTGTACGTCCAGTCGCTGGTGCTGGCGGCGGTGGCCGTGGCCCTGCTGCAGGTGCTCAAGGTCTACCTGAAACCGATGCGGGAGAGGGCGCCGCCGGGGCCGTGGAAGCTGCCGGTGATCGGCAGCATGCACCACCTGCTGAACGTGCTGCCGCACCGCAAGCTGCGGGACCTGGCGGACGCGCACGGCCCGTTCATGATGCTGCAGCTCGGCCAGACGCCGCTGGTGGTGGTGTCGTCCAAGGAGACGGCGCGGCTGGTGCTCAAGACCCACGACACCAACTTCGCCACCCGCCCCAAGCTCCTCGCCGGCGAGATCGTCGGCTACGAGTGGGCCGACATCCTCTTCTCCCCCTCCGGCGACTACTGGCGCAAGCTCCGCCAGCTCTGCGCCGCCGAGATCCTCAGCCCCAAGCGCGTGCTCTCCTTCCGCCACATCAGGGAGGACGAA GTGATGATGCGGATGGAGCAGATCCGCGAGGCGGGGTCGTCGACGCCGGTGAACCTGAGCGTCATGTTCCACAGCGTCACCAACAGCATCGTGGCGCGTGCGGCGTTCGGGAAGAAGCGGAAGAACGCGGCGGAGTTCATGGCGGCCATCAAGTCCGGCGTCGGCCTGGCAAGCGGCTTCAACATCCCCGACCTCTTCCCGACGTGGACCACCCTGCTCGCCACCATCACCGGCATGAAGCGCAGCCTCCAGGGCATCTACACCACGGTGGACgccatccttgaggagatcatcgcCGAGAGGAAGGCCGCCCGcgccgacaagatcaaggccgGCGCCACGGAGAACGTGGACGAGAACCTGGTGGACGTGCTCATCGGCCTACAGGACAAGGGCGGCTTCGGGTTCCACCTGGACGACAGCAGGATGAAGGCCATCATCCTGGACATGTTCGCGGGCGGCACGGGCACGTCGGCGTCGGCCATGGAGTGGGGGATGTCGGAGCTGATGCGCAACCCGCGCGTGATGAGGAAGCTGCAGGCCCAGATCCGGGAGGCGTTCAAGGGGAAGGCGGTGGTGACGGAGGCCGACCTGCAGGCGAGCAACCTGCAGTACCTGAAGCTGGTGATCAAGGAGGCGCTCCGGCTGCACCCGCcggcgccgctgctggtgccccgggAGAGCATCGACCACTGCGAGATGGAAGGGTACACGGTGCCGGCCAAGTCGCGCGTGGTCATCAACGCGTGGGCCATCGGGCAGGACCCCAGGTACTGGGAGGCCGCCGAGGAGTTCCAGCCGGAGCGGTTCGAGGACGGCGCCGTGGACTTCACTGGCAGCAGCTACGAGTTCCTCCCGTTCGGCGCGGGACGAAGGATGTGCCCCGGCTTCAACTACGGGCTGGCCAGCATGGAGCTCGCCCTCGTCGGCCTCCTCTACCACTTCGACTGGTCGCTGCCGGAGGGCGTGGCCGAGGTCGACATGGAGGAGGCCCCCGGCCTCGGCGTGCGCCGCCGCACCCCGCTGATGCTCCTCGCCACCCCCTTCGTCCCGGCCGCCGTCGCGTAG